In one Vicinamibacteria bacterium genomic region, the following are encoded:
- a CDS encoding FAD:protein FMN transferase, with amino-acid sequence MEGAEQRSHRLRLGLSRLEPAARGLGLVAVLVLVPGASSAGTTREMRVVMGTMAEVRVSGTLEPAPFIGSAFARIEETEASLSLWVEGSEISRLNEAGDAVLSELAFHAVIKSLEIARASNGAFDPTLVANGYEKVDLDHENRRVRLGAGMKLDLGGIAKGYAVDRALAELEGSVPSALVDIGTSSIALFGHEAVTFEIRDPTGRAPPASFRLCQGAIGSSSRDQWGDHIEDPRTGQPPSGVSAVTVVSPSALEADALATAVFVLGVDSGLALVASRGSDAVALVEEEGRRVLWTTPGFAERYALELAEGIVMRVRSSPASEGRAPLRRNSARTTRTMPSAACSSKKPAIFVGASPG; translated from the coding sequence ATGGAAGGTGCTGAACAAAGATCGCACAGGCTTCGACTGGGACTGAGCCGCCTCGAGCCCGCCGCGAGAGGTTTGGGCCTCGTTGCCGTCCTCGTTCTCGTGCCAGGGGCATCGTCCGCGGGAACGACGCGTGAGATGCGGGTGGTCATGGGCACGATGGCCGAGGTTCGGGTGTCGGGAACGCTCGAGCCGGCGCCGTTCATCGGTTCGGCATTCGCTCGCATCGAAGAGACCGAGGCGTCGCTTTCGCTCTGGGTCGAAGGAAGCGAGATCTCCCGACTGAACGAGGCCGGTGATGCCGTCCTCAGCGAGCTCGCCTTCCACGCCGTCATCAAATCCCTCGAGATCGCGCGGGCCTCGAACGGTGCTTTCGATCCGACGCTCGTCGCGAACGGCTACGAGAAAGTCGATCTCGACCACGAGAACCGCCGGGTTCGCCTCGGAGCGGGGATGAAGCTAGATCTCGGAGGCATCGCGAAGGGCTACGCGGTGGACCGCGCCCTCGCGGAGCTCGAAGGCTCGGTTCCAAGCGCGCTCGTCGATATCGGGACGAGCTCGATCGCGTTGTTCGGGCACGAGGCGGTGACGTTCGAGATTCGTGACCCAACCGGGCGCGCTCCTCCGGCAAGCTTTCGACTGTGCCAGGGCGCCATCGGCTCCTCCTCCCGCGATCAGTGGGGGGATCACATCGAAGACCCGAGGACGGGGCAGCCCCCCTCGGGAGTGAGCGCCGTGACCGTCGTGAGCCCGTCCGCTCTCGAGGCGGATGCGCTCGCGACGGCGGTCTTCGTGCTCGGTGTCGATTCCGGGCTCGCCCTCGTGGCGAGTCGAGGAAGCGACGCCGTGGCCCTCGTCGAGGAAGAAGGACGCCGCGTGCTGTGGACGACGCCGGGATTCGCCGAGCGCTATGCTCTCGAGCTCGCCGAGGGGATTGTCATGCGGGTGCGCTCCTCGCCCGCGAGCGAAGGGCGCGCCCCTCTCAGGAGAAACAGCGCGAGAACCACGAGGACGATGCCGAGCGCCGCCTGCAGCAGCAAGAAGCCGGCGATCTTCGTCGGGGCGAGTCCGGGGTGA
- a CDS encoding sodium:alanine symporter family protein has product MRATMDQILEIHSRINAFVWGAPLIIALMGTGLFLTFWTGGVQFRRLGFTFREVLGKLTSKGSGSGTVTPFQAVATALASTVGVGNIAGVATAISIGGPGSVFWLLVSGLLGMCTKFCEIVVALHYREVDAGGTMRGGAMYVLRKGLGLPWLGTIFALLTSLAAFGIGNMVQANSVTDALEASFGIDPRVSGVMLMGLVALVVLGGLKRIAEVTQLLVPFMCIFYVCGGLVILVRFAGAIPHAVQLVLEGAFSGHAAVGGFAGATVMQAIRFGVARGLFSNEAGLGSAPIVHAAAVTDHPVRQALYGIFEVVVDTFIVCVLTAFVILATGAWEQGLTGAALSAKGFEIGLPGVWGDAIVSVGILTFAFSTLIGWSFYGETGAVYLLGNRAVLPYRLMWVGAVWFGATGSLHLIWDIADTLNGLMAVPNLVAVLGSTAVIRKLLREFFSRSNL; this is encoded by the coding sequence ATGCGCGCCACCATGGACCAGATTCTCGAGATTCACTCCCGGATCAACGCCTTCGTCTGGGGCGCACCACTCATCATCGCCTTGATGGGAACGGGCCTGTTCCTCACGTTCTGGACCGGAGGCGTGCAGTTCCGTCGTCTCGGGTTCACGTTTCGCGAGGTGCTGGGCAAGCTCACCTCCAAGGGCTCGGGCAGCGGCACGGTGACCCCGTTTCAAGCCGTGGCCACCGCGCTCGCGAGCACGGTGGGCGTGGGAAACATTGCCGGCGTCGCGACCGCCATCAGCATCGGCGGCCCCGGCTCGGTGTTCTGGCTCCTCGTTTCGGGACTGCTCGGCATGTGCACGAAGTTCTGCGAGATCGTCGTCGCGCTCCACTACCGGGAGGTCGACGCCGGCGGCACGATGCGCGGCGGTGCCATGTACGTTCTCCGCAAAGGGCTCGGTCTTCCCTGGCTCGGTACGATCTTCGCTCTCCTGACGAGCCTGGCGGCCTTCGGGATCGGCAACATGGTGCAGGCGAACTCGGTGACGGACGCCCTGGAGGCAAGCTTCGGCATCGACCCTCGCGTGAGCGGCGTGATGCTGATGGGTCTGGTTGCCCTCGTCGTTCTGGGCGGGCTCAAGCGCATCGCGGAAGTGACGCAGCTTCTCGTTCCCTTCATGTGCATTTTCTACGTATGCGGTGGGTTGGTCATTCTTGTCCGCTTCGCCGGGGCGATCCCGCATGCGGTTCAGCTCGTTCTCGAAGGTGCCTTCAGCGGTCACGCAGCCGTCGGAGGTTTCGCCGGCGCCACGGTGATGCAGGCCATCCGCTTCGGAGTGGCGCGCGGTCTGTTCTCCAACGAGGCGGGACTCGGGAGCGCTCCGATCGTCCACGCCGCCGCGGTGACCGATCACCCCGTTCGCCAGGCCCTGTACGGAATCTTCGAGGTGGTGGTGGACACTTTCATCGTCTGCGTGCTCACCGCCTTCGTGATCCTGGCCACCGGGGCCTGGGAGCAAGGCTTGACCGGCGCCGCCCTCTCGGCCAAGGGCTTCGAGATCGGGCTTCCCGGCGTATGGGGCGACGCGATCGTCTCCGTCGGTATTCTCACTTTCGCGTTCTCGACCCTGATCGGTTGGTCGTTCTACGGAGAGACCGGGGCCGTTTACCTGCTCGGGAATCGGGCGGTTCTTCCTTACCGCCTGATGTGGGTGGGCGCCGTCTGGTTCGGCGCCACGGGAAGCCTTCACCTCATCTGGGATATCGCCGATACGTTGAACGG
- a CDS encoding FMN-binding protein, giving the protein MRWTRGTLPRRALAAMGAVYLALSPAVASIILTEQQALERAFPGATFERQVLYLTETQVEKVQKEARSRLPSPVVTMILAYSDDQLLGRAYLDTHTVRTMPETVLTAVEPSGAIRAALVLQFAEPRDYLPREKWLEAFDGRTLDEELWPGRGIRRVTGATLTVQALTEAVRRSLAIDRVMHQEPSARARREECASR; this is encoded by the coding sequence ATGAGGTGGACGAGGGGAACGCTCCCGAGACGGGCGCTGGCCGCAATGGGCGCTGTCTACCTCGCCCTGTCCCCCGCGGTCGCGTCCATCATTTTGACGGAGCAGCAAGCGCTCGAGCGCGCTTTTCCCGGAGCGACGTTCGAGCGCCAAGTGCTCTACTTGACCGAGACGCAGGTCGAGAAAGTTCAGAAGGAGGCCCGCTCGCGTCTTCCATCCCCCGTCGTGACCATGATTCTGGCGTACTCGGACGACCAGTTGCTCGGAAGGGCCTACCTCGACACCCATACGGTTCGTACCATGCCGGAGACGGTGCTCACCGCAGTCGAGCCGAGCGGCGCCATCCGTGCCGCGCTCGTGCTCCAGTTCGCGGAACCCAGAGACTATCTGCCGCGAGAGAAGTGGCTCGAGGCGTTCGACGGAAGAACGCTCGATGAAGAGCTCTGGCCGGGGCGCGGGATAAGGCGGGTGACGGGGGCGACGCTTACCGTCCAGGCGCTTACCGAAGCCGTGCGTCGCTCGCTGGCGATCGACCGCGTCATGCATCAGGAGCCATCTGCCCGAGCGCGGCGGGAGGAGTGCGCTTCACGATGA